Part of the Ornithinimicrobium flavum genome, GTGACACCACCGCCGACGACAACGCCGCGGCCACCGGCGGCCAGGGCGAGTCCGTCCTCACCGTCGGCGCCTCGACCGTGCCTCACGGGGAGATCCTGGAGTTCGTCGCCGACGAGCTCGCCGCCGACGCCGGCCTGAGCATCGAGATCGTGGAGTTCACCGACTACGTCCAGCCCAACGTCGCCCTTGACGAGGGTGCGCTGGACGCCAACTACTTCCAGCACCAGCCCTACCTCGACCAGCAGGTGGCCGACGCCGGTTACGACTTCGTGGCCCTGGCGCCGGTCCACCTCGAGCCGCTCGGCCTCTACAGCGACTCGGTCGCCTCGGTGGCGGAGATCCCGGACGGAGGCACCGTCGCCATCCCGAACGACCCCACCAACGGCGGTCGCGCCCTGGCGCTCCTGGCCGAGCAAGGCCTCATCACCCTCGCGGACACGCAGGCCAGCCCGACCGTGCTCGACATCGAGGACAACCCCAAGGGCCTGGAGTTCTCCGAGATCGAGGCCGCCCAGCTGCCCCGCTCGCTGGCCGACGTCGACGCCGCCGTCATCAACGGCAACTACGCCATCGAGGCCGACCTGTCGCCGGCGGAGGACGCGATCGCCGCCGAGTCGGCGGAGGGCAACCCCTACGCCAACCTGCTGGTCGTCCGGGCCGAGGACGAGGACGACGCGGCGCTGGCCACCCTGGCCGAGCTCCTGCGCAGCGAGGAGGTCGCCGCCTTCATCGAGGAGAGCTACGCCGGGGCGGTCGTCCCGGCCCGGTGAGCCGGGTGGTCTGTCCCCACGCCTCGGTATGGTGCCGGGCGTGGGGACCCACCAGGACGAGGACGAGGTCAGGCGACTGACCTACGGCAGCCTGCGCTGGCTGCTCGTGCTCCTTCCGGCCGTGCTCTTCGTCGTCTCGGTCGGGACGGCGGTCGTGCAGGGCAGCCTCGAGACCTCGATCAGCGCCTACTACGGCGGGCCGGTGCGCGACGTCTTCGTCGGGGTGCTCATCGCCGTGGCGGTGCTGCTCGTGGCCTACCAGGGCAGCACGACGATGGAGGACTACAACCTCAACGGCGCGGGGTTCTACGCGATCTTCGTGGCCCTCGTCCCGACCGGGCTCGAGGGGATCCTGGAGGACCTGCGGCGCGGCGACGGGCTCTCACCCGGCGGCGTCAGCCCGGTGGAGCTCGTGTGGAGCCTGCGGATCAGCCTCACCGTCGTGCTGGTCCTCTGCCTGTGGCTCCTGGTGCAGGAGCTGCGCGCCACGGAGCGGATGCGCCAGCTGGTGACCGGTGACCGGATCGCCCTGGTCTTCGTGGCCGTGACCGGTGGGACGCTCCTGGCCTTCCTCGCCCTGGCGATGTGGCAGCTGTGGGTCCCGCCGGCCGACGAGGTGACGATGGGCGGCCTCTCGCTGACCGGGCTCCCCATCGTCGGGGACCTGCAGGTGCGCATCCACGACCTGGCCGCCATCTTCCTCATCTGCGCGCTCGCGGTGGCGGTGTGGAGCCACGCCTGGCCCCGCACCGCCGCGCGCCGCTCCGGCGAGCAGCTGGAGGCCCATCAGCTGATGCACCTCACCGGCTACCGCGTGATCTTCGTCCTCATGGTGCTCGGGCCGCTCCTGGCGTGGGCGGCCGCGGCGGCCCTCGCCCCCGGGAGGACGGTGATCCTCCTGGAGTGGTGGGAGATCGGGCTGTTCTGCCTCTTCTGGGTGCTGGAGACCCGCCGTCAGGCCCGGGTCGGGGGGCCGTCTCCTAGGGTGTGACCCGTGGGAGAGGTCCTGGGCGGTCGCTACGAGCTGGTGGACCCGTTGGGCGAGGGCGGGGCCGGGGTGGTCTGGCGCGCCTGGGACCACCGGGAGCTCCGGTATGTCGCCGCCAAGGTGATGCGTCAGGCCGACGCCCACTCGTTGCTGCGCTTCGTCCGGGAGCAGGCGGTGCGGATCGGGCACCCGCACGTCCTGACCCCGTTGGGCTGGGTCGGGGAGGACGACCGGGTCCTGCTCATCATGCCGATCGTCGACGGCGGCTCGGTCGCGACCCTCGTCGGCGACCACGGCCCGCTGCCGCCGGCGTGGGTCGCCACCCTGCTCGACCAGCTCCTGGCTGCCCTCGAGCGCATCCACGCCGAGGGCCTCGTGCACCGGGACGTCAAGCCCGCCAACCTCCTCCTGGACGCCACCGGCACCGGGCTGCCCCGCGCCCGGCTGGCGGACTTCGGCATCGCGGCGGCTGTGGACCAGCCGCGCCTCACCCAGGTCGCCCACGTCGTGGGGACGGTCGGGTATGCCGCACCCGAGACCCTCAGCCCGGGTTGGGATCCCGACCCGCGCGCCGACCTCTACGCCGCAGGGATGACCGCAGCGGAGATGCTGCTGGGGGAGCGGCCGGGGGAGGCGCAGGGGGCCCGGGTGGGGGTGGTTCATGCCACTTCAGCCCCGGTCGCGGACCGTACCCGCGACCTGGTGGTGCACCTCACCCGCGACCTGGTGCGCGCGCACGTGCCGACACCGTTGCTGTCCGTCGTGCTCGATCTGGCCGCGCCCGACCCGCTCGATCGCTACCCCGACGCGGAGGCGGCCCGCGCCGCGCTCCGGGGCACCGGGCTGGTCGCGGACGCGTCGACGTGGGACGCCGGAGAGGTGGAGGTCTTCGACCACGTGCCGCCTCTGCCTGAGGGCTGGGGGCAGAGCGGCCCGGCTCCGGCTTCGGGGCCGGAGCCGCGGCGCGGTGCGTCGGCGGTCTCCACCCGGCCCGGGGTCCTTCCGGCCGCGGAGCCGGTGCCCCGTCCCGCGGCCGTCCTCCGGACCGGTGTCCTGATGTTGGTCGTCGGGCTGATGCTCATCGGCGCCGCCGTGCTCGTTGCGCTGCTCGGCTGACCGGGGCCCTGGGAGGGCAGCGGTGGGCTGTGCCCCTCAGGCGGTGGGGCCCCGACGGGTGGCGAGGAGGACGATCCCTGCTCCGGCAGCCAGCACGCCGCCACCCCCGAGCGCCCAGGGCAACCAGCCCCTGTCCGCCCCGTCCGAAGGGGTGACCTCCGGGTCGGGGCCGCCGTCGGGCGCCTGCCCGACGTCCGCGGGCGTGGCTGCGCCGGTCGAGCCCGTGTCGCCGACGTTCGCCTCCGTCGTGCCAACCCCGGCGTCACGACCATCGGCGTCGCTGGTGGTGGCCGCCCGGTCGGCAGCGTCCGAGGCGAGGTAGGTCGGTTCCCCGTGCGGCTCGCCCACGACCTGGACGGTGAAGGTGAATGGCTGGGGGACGGCGTCGACGTCGATGCTGGAGCTCAGCCCCACGGTGACGTAGTAGTCACCGGCGCGGTCGGCCGCCCCGCCGTTGACCCCCTCGAGGCGGTTCCAGTAGCGGACCTCGGCGGTCGTGGCGGTGGCGCGCACCGTGTCGTTCCAGACCGCGATGGCGCGGCTGCTGGTGCCGGCCGTGTCATTCGGCTCGGTGACGTTGCCGCGGTCGGGACCGAAGAGGTGGAGGTCAGCGGGGTGCAGCTCCCTCTTCATGTGCTCGGCGAGCTGCCCGTCCGGCTGGGGGAACTCGGCGACCGCCTCCAGCCGCTGGCCCCACCCCACCGGGATGCGGTAGACCAGCACCTCACCGGGGAGGATGTCAGCGGCATACGTGACCCCGGGCTGGATCGGGACAGCAGCGGCGAAGGACGTCCCGCCGACCAGCGTCTGCTCAGGCTCACCCAGGTCCGGGCCCTCGAAGCTGGCGGAGGTGTCCGGCTCGGGGAGCGGGGACGCGCCGTCGATCGGGGGCTCCTCCGTGATCACCAGCTCGATTGTCTGGTCGGCGAGCAGCGCAGCCTGCAGGACCGGGAGATGCGCACGAGGACGTCCTCGTCGGTGCCGCACGCCGGCCGCTCGTCGTTCGCGAACGCCGAGGCGAGGCGCTCCGAAGCCGTTACCACCGTTGGAGGTCCAGACCAGCGCGTTGCGGTGGTCGCAGAGGTTGACGGTCTCGGTGTCCAGGCGCAGGTTGAAGGTGCCGGTGCTGACGTCGCCGTTCGGGCGCATGGTGGCGCCGACCCGGACGGTGGAGTTGGGGACCGTGCGCTCCACGCGGTACCACTTCGCGTCGCCGCTGTCCGGGTCGGGGAAGGTGTCCAGGTATCGCCCCTCCGCCAGCACCGGTGCGGTGTCCTTGTCGTAGCTGCCCTCCACGGGGGTGCCGCCGAACTCGAACGGGCGGAACGCGCGGGTGGAGATGCGGGTGAGGGCGGTGGTGAGGGTGTCGGTGTCGGCGGCGTCGTAGTAGGTGCCGCCGGCGGCGTCGGCGATGCACTGCAGCTGGGTGCGGGTCTGGTCGTCGGCGCCGAGGCCGACGGTGTGGACGACGAGGTCGAGGCCGTCGGCGGACAGCTGCTCGGCGATCTCGCACGGGTCGGGGTCGCAGGTGGCGATGCCGTCGGAGACGAGGACGATGGTGCGGTTGCCGTCCGGGCCGAGGTCGTCGGCGGCCTGCTGGAGGGCGTGGGCGATGGGGGTCTCGCCGAGGGGGGCGTAGTCGTCGACGGCGGCCCCCAGGGCCTGGGCGTTGTCGCTGCCGATGGGCACGACGAGCTGGCTGTCGGTGCACTTGGCCTCGGTGGGCTGGTCGGGGGCGACCGACCCGCCGAAGACCCGCAGCCCCACCTGCTGGTCGCTGCCCAGGTCGTCGATGACCTCGTGCAGGGCTGAACGGGCGGCTCCGATCTTGGGCTCGCCGGTGGCGTCGGGGTCGGCCATCGACCCGGAGGCGTCCAGCAGGAGCAGGAGCTGGGCGTCGCCGTCAGGCTCGGGGGTGGCGGCGTCGTCGGTGGCGGAGGTTGCTGCGGTGTCGATGGCGGTGGTTCCCGAGGCGGGAAGCGTGGTGGCCGTCGCCGACAGCGGCAGCGCCAGCAGCAGTCCGGCGGTGGCCAGAGCCAGGGCTCGAATTCGGGGCAGGGTGGTGCGGACCATGGTGCTCCTTCGTGCTTCGTCGAGGTCAGCGGCTGGTCGAGCTGTTGCGGGTGGCGAGCAGGGCCGCGCCCGCCCCGGCCACGACGACCCCGGCACCACCGAGGAGCCAGGGCCACGGCACACCCGGGTCATCATCGACCGTCCCCGCAGGAGCGGCGTCAGCACCGGCTCCGTCGTCGCTGCCGGTCACCGTCGACGACGCCCCAGACGGGTCCGCGGCCGACGCACCTGCGGTCGCTCCGACCTGTTCCGTGGCGGCGCCCTCGTCCGCCGAGGGGGGCGCGCCGGCCTCGACATACTCAGGGGCACCG contains:
- a CDS encoding MetQ/NlpA family ABC transporter substrate-binding protein: MSHHRTLIPLLAAAGALTLAACGGDTTADDNAAATGGQGESVLTVGASTVPHGEILEFVADELAADAGLSIEIVEFTDYVQPNVALDEGALDANYFQHQPYLDQQVADAGYDFVALAPVHLEPLGLYSDSVASVAEIPDGGTVAIPNDPTNGGRALALLAEQGLITLADTQASPTVLDIEDNPKGLEFSEIEAAQLPRSLADVDAAVINGNYAIEADLSPAEDAIAAESAEGNPYANLLVVRAEDEDDAALATLAELLRSEEVAAFIEESYAGAVVPAR
- a CDS encoding serine/threonine-protein kinase; this translates as MGEVLGGRYELVDPLGEGGAGVVWRAWDHRELRYVAAKVMRQADAHSLLRFVREQAVRIGHPHVLTPLGWVGEDDRVLLIMPIVDGGSVATLVGDHGPLPPAWVATLLDQLLAALERIHAEGLVHRDVKPANLLLDATGTGLPRARLADFGIAAAVDQPRLTQVAHVVGTVGYAAPETLSPGWDPDPRADLYAAGMTAAEMLLGERPGEAQGARVGVVHATSAPVADRTRDLVVHLTRDLVRAHVPTPLLSVVLDLAAPDPLDRYPDAEAARAALRGTGLVADASTWDAGEVEVFDHVPPLPEGWGQSGPAPASGPEPRRGASAVSTRPGVLPAAEPVPRPAAVLRTGVLMLVVGLMLIGAAVLVALLG
- a CDS encoding vWA domain-containing protein, with translation MVRTTLPRIRALALATAGLLLALPLSATATTLPASGTTAIDTAATSATDDAATPEPDGDAQLLLLLDASGSMADPDATGEPKIGAARSALHEVIDDLGSDQQVGLRVFGGSVAPDQPTEAKCTDSQLVVPIGSDNAQALGAAVDDYAPLGETPIAHALQQAADDLGPDGNRTIVLVSDGIATCDPDPCEIAEQLSADGLDLVVHTVGLGADDQTRTQLQCIADAAGGTYYDAADTDTLTTALTRISTRAFRPFEFGGTPVEGSYDKDTAPVLAEGRYLDTFPDPDSGDAKWYRVERTVPNSTVRVGATMRPNGDVSTGTFNLRLDTETVNLCDHRNALVWTSNGGNGFGAPRLGVRERRAAGVRHRRGRPRAHLPVLQAALLADQTIELVITEEPPIDGASPLPEPDTSASFEGPDLGEPEQTLVGGTSFAAAVPIQPGVTYAADILPGEVLVYRIPVGWGQRLEAVAEFPQPDGQLAEHMKRELHPADLHLFGPDRGNVTEPNDTAGTSSRAIAVWNDTVRATATTAEVRYWNRLEGVNGGAADRAGDYYVTVGLSSSIDVDAVPQPFTFTVQVVGEPHGEPTYLASDAADRAATTSDADGRDAGVGTTEANVGDTGSTGAATPADVGQAPDGGPDPEVTPSDGADRGWLPWALGGGGVLAAGAGIVLLATRRGPTA